From the genome of Monomorium pharaonis isolate MP-MQ-018 chromosome 2, ASM1337386v2, whole genome shotgun sequence, one region includes:
- the LOC105840788 gene encoding odorant receptor 63a, with amino-acid sequence MQQIENDWNTLKDNNELQIIFRYAKVAKLLTTSLATLIYLSIFAVICNQHVPSFLDIKAPLNRSQQNELLFQVEYFLDRDKYYHTIQLHLDIGLIIAAMTILSTESFCLILAIHAFGLFKIASYRMEHIIDKSVPNAFMKKHCVCQANIVTAVNSHRRAIEFSEIVKSTFAIPYLALILLGVTSSSVNLFLLFQVIMSASTIDDLIKSVIYVFCHFVYMFSTNYAGQKFIDHDVDVYNKICNIQWYNAPLRTQKQILFIMQKAIKNYHMDVGGLYSPSLEGFTALMSASLSYFTVLCSVRNSNNLSQ; translated from the exons ATGCAACAAATTGAAAATGATTGGAATACTTTGAAAGATAATAACGAgcttcaaataatatttcgatATGCAAAAGTGGCAAAGCTACTCACTACAAGTTTAGCaa CCTTGATTTATCTAAGTATATTCGCAGTTATTTGTAATCAACATGTGCCAAGTTTTCTTGATATTAAAGCACCATTAAACAGATCTCAGCAAaacgaattattatttcaagttGAATATTTTCTCGATcgtgataaatattatcacaCGATTCAATTACACTTAGATATAGGGCTTATCATTGCAGCAATGACAATCTTATCGACTGAATCATTTTGTTTAATACTTGCTATACACGCATTTGGACTGTTTAAAATAGCTAG TTATCGTATGGAACATATAATCGATAAAAGTGTGCCGAAtgcatttatgaaaaaacattGCGTCTGTCAGGCTAATATAGTAACTGCTGTAAATAGTCACAGGAGAGCAATCGA ATTTTCCGAAATTGTCAAATCAACTTTTGCAATACCTTATTTAGCTTTAATATTACTTGGAGTGACTTCATCGAGCGTAAATCTATTTCTG TTGTTTCAAGTCATAATGTCGGCGAGCACAATagatgatttaataaaatctgtcATATATGTCTTTTGTCATTTCGTCTATATGTTCTCGACTAATTATGCTGGACAGAAGTTTATAGATCACGACGTTGATGTCTACAACAAGAT atGCAACATACAATGGTACAATGCGCCGCTGAGGACACAAAAACAAATACTATTTATCATGCAGAAagccataaaaaattatcacatgGATGTCGGTGGTTTATACAGTCCATCATTGGAAGGTTTTACAGcg cTTATGAGTGCGTCACTCTCTTATTTTACTGTACTCTGTTCAGTAcgaaatagtaataatttatcacaatGA
- the LOC105840787 gene encoding uncharacterized protein LOC105840787, protein MKRMMSVDILQLSTAKSYIIFHDKITAAVDIHRKALEFSDLLKTSFGLSYLFMIIIAICTATISFFRLFRIITMQQEKMEIIKLVCYLVFVFLFLIIGNFVGQEFINCDEHVHRMICNTKWYNTPLKIQKLILFLIRKTTKSYKVDAAGLFSPCLEGLAAAMSLLLSFLTILCSI, encoded by the exons ATGAAACGTATGATGAGCGTAGATATTTTACAACTATCTACagctaaaagttatattatattccatGATAAAATAACCGCTGCAGTGGATATCCATAGAAAAGCACTTGA gttttcggatttattaaaaactagcTTTGGACTATCATATTtgtttatgattataatagCGATATGTACGGCAACTATAAGTTTTTTTCGT cTATTTCGTATAATCACAATGCAACaggaaaaaatggaaattattaaattagtcTGTTActtagtttttgttttcttatttttaattataggtaattttgttgggcaagaatttataaattgtgacGAACATGTTCATCGAATGAT ATGCAATACAAAATGGTACAATACTCCActaaagatacaaaaattgataCTCTTTTTGATTAGAAAAACtacaaaaagttataaagttGACGCTGCTGGTTTATTCAGTCCCTGTTTGGAAGGTTTAGCCGCG gCTATGAGTTTATTGCTTTCATTTCTCACAATTTTATGTTCCATATAA
- the LOC105840460 gene encoding uncharacterized protein LOC105840460 — protein sequence MKHILNEINSHMCLTKKYTVTCNKIIAAVDFHRRAIGFSELLKASFGQVYLLLFVMGVCSASINLFNISRIMTMEKEILEIIKSIFLIMTHIIYLALANYAGQEFINNDTHFYHTMYVT from the exons atgaaacatatattaaaCGAAATTAATTCGCATATGtgtttaactaaaaaatatactgtaacttgtaacaaaataatcgCTGCGGTAGATTTTCATAGAAGAGCTATCGG ATTTTCtgaattattaaaagcaaGTTTTGGACAAgtctatttattgttatttgtaaTGGGTGTTTGTTCAGCaagcattaacttatttaac ATATCTCGGATAATGACaatggaaaaagaaattttagaaattattaaatctatttttttgataatgacacatattatatatttagcatTAGCTAATTATGCTGGCCaagaattcataaataatgataCGCATTTCTATCATACGATGtatgttacataa